Proteins from one Plasmodium cynomolgi strain B DNA, chromosome 10, whole genome shotgun sequence genomic window:
- a CDS encoding hypothetical protein (putative) yields MPFLNNALNVKELILKLNSPFFVRTGAVCELHIECARSAVFESHHVSKTCANRLFGKERRKKLSPFWRSGKYRHVSRGKKVHNVTSRKRKSLCGAMSRKKFPLYDVQIDLLNEELKSVEKKINEKRIVTNQDKEISLAHFKYPSQKLYKANEEEINLIKKSEGQYYLPLECENSTIIRLIDIKNNVSSPIFRCVRNSKFGLRKNERVFFFFYSSFICSFCFFMGLWQYKKMGKKKFLIDYIMHNLSQPVINITDSGFPWFDDFLYLKKNYQILQQHEREGDLPRNFNLLNVVPMALSFYERIKGPPDEVFTKGDKSISGNKSREDIPQKDEQGKGVQALNCDDAREEENKLTVDLENANSLHHWVSRIRNENFVTQLFRKVFPKGVTEEELKKLIIEKYKYRKVQLTGVLDTTNEFFVGPKMYEHDKKKKYYYVICPIFLKNGKCILVNRGLISEDMLEEKKKEIPKVVTIRGVLDPGELYECSFRKLKNLTNKNVYSNYLYYYDIAEICHYANVAHFEGSSFFIANIYDIIVHEDYNSDIIKDHYSNCSKDGTKLLNSHLNKLNDITLDDMDRESQERIKRLLKRGPSCGGGTNDKKETKMPPPNGKPFRYDEHFIHKKKREYFKFYADETTHFNYACQWFLFFLFFQPSLCLSFCSSRSGFFEIFLGKGNYARSTTICSYVHIS; encoded by the coding sequence atgccttttttaaataatgcgCTGAAtgtaaaagaattaattCTCAAGTTGAAcagccccttttttgtgcgcaCAGGGGCTGTTTGCGAACTGCATATAGAGTGTGCCCGATCCGCCGTTTTTGAATCACACCATGTGAGCAAAACGTGTGCCAATAGACTGTTTGGGAAAGAGCGCAGAAAAAAACTATCGCCATTTTGGAGAAGCGGAAAATATCGTCATGTctcgaggggaaaaaaggtacacaatGTTACATCGAGGAAGAGGAAATCCCTGTGTGGAGCGATGTCCAGAAAGAAGTTCCCCCTGTACGATGTTCAAATAGACCTATTAAATgaggaattaaaaagtgtggaaaaaaaaattaatgaaaaaaggatagTGACAAATCAAGATAAGGAAATTTCCCTAGCGCATTTTAAATACCCAAGTCAAAAACTTTATAaagcaaatgaagaagaaataaatttaattaaaaaaagtgaaggacAATATTATTTACCCTTAGAATGTGAAAATAGCACAATTATAAGGCTGATCGATATAAAGAACAATGTatcttcccccatttttcgaTGCGTTCGTAATAGCAAATTCggattgagaaaaaatgaaagagtctttttctttttctattcgtcatttatttgttccttctgttttttcATGGGTCTTTGgcagtacaaaaaaatggggaagaagaaatttctAATTGATTACATTATGCACAATTTGAGCCAACCAGTAATAAACATTACTGACTCGGGTTTCCCATGGTttgatgattttttatatttgaaaaagaattacCAAATTTTGCAGCAACACGAAAGGGAAGGCGATTTACCTAGGAATTTTAACTTGCTGAATGTTGTTCCCATGGCACTATCATTTTATGAGAGGATAAAAGGACCCCCAGATGAGGTGTTTACAAAAGGGGATAAGTCAATCAGTGGTAACAAAAGCAGAGAGGATATCCCACAAAAGGATGAGCAAGGGAAGGGTGTACAAGCATTAAATTGTGATGATGCGCGtgaagaggaaaacaaattaaccGTCGATTTGGAAAATGCTAATAGTTTACATCATTGGGTAAGTCGAATAAGAAACGAAAACTTCGTAACCCAGTTATTCAGAAAagtttttccaaaaggtgTAACAGAAGAGGAATTGAAAAAACTTATAATTGAAAAGTACAAATATAGGAAAGTGCAGCTAACTGGAGTGCTGGATACAACTAACGAATTTTTTGTAGGACCCAAAATGTATGaacatgataaaaaaaaaaaatattattacgtAATTTGtcccatatttttaaaaaatggcaagtgTATACTAGTAAATAGGGGATTAATATCTGAAGATATGttagaagagaaaaagaaagaaattccCAAAGTAGTGACAATTAGGGGTGTATTAGATCCTGGTGAGCTATACGAATGTTCCtttagaaaattaaaaaaccttaccaacaaaaatgtgtacagcAATTATCTGTACTATTATGACATTGCAGAAATTTGTCACTATGCAAATGTTGCACATTTCGAAggctcctcttttttcattgccaatatatatgatataatCGTTCACGAAGATTATAATAGTGATATAATAAAGGATCATTATTCCAATTGCAGTAAGGACGGTACCAAGTTGCTGAACTCTCATTTGAACAAACTAAATGACATTACGTTAGATGACATGGATCGGGAGAGTCAAGAAAGGATAAAGCGTTTGTTGAAAAGGGGTCCAAGTTGTGGAGGTGGTACAAATGATAAGAAGGAAACGAAAATGCCCCCTCCAAATGGAAAACCTTTTCGATATGATGAacattttatacataaaaagaaaagggagtatttcaaattttacgCCGATGAGACAACACATTTTAATTATGCTTGCCAgtggtttcttttttttttgttttttcaacCATCTCTATGTTTAAGTTTTTGCAGTTCAAGAAGTGggttttttgaaattttcctCGGAAAGGGAAATTATGCCAGGAGCACAACTATTTGCTCATATGTGCACATCTCT